The Desulforegula conservatrix Mb1Pa genome contains a region encoding:
- a CDS encoding transglycosylase SLT domain-containing protein, whose translation MLAWGNKVSPEFRVKVKEIAERLETDPNWLMAAMAFETAETFSPSIQNAAGSGAVGLIQFMPATARSLGTTTDFLGRMQPEEQLYYVGSYLKPYKGRLKTLEDVYMAILWPAAIGKPLNHVLFKKDDPKAPKRYLQNKGLDFNKDGVITKAEAAEKVLRKLQTGLTTEFAA comes from the coding sequence ATGCTCGCATGGGGAAACAAAGTAAGCCCTGAATTCAGGGTAAAAGTTAAAGAAATTGCTGAAAGGCTTGAAACAGATCCAAACTGGCTGATGGCCGCGATGGCCTTTGAAACAGCGGAAACATTCTCACCTTCAATCCAAAACGCGGCAGGAAGCGGGGCAGTTGGGCTGATTCAGTTTATGCCAGCAACAGCACGAAGCCTTGGAACAACCACGGATTTTCTTGGAAGAATGCAGCCGGAAGAGCAGCTTTATTACGTGGGATCATACCTGAAGCCATACAAGGGCAGACTGAAAACGCTTGAGGATGTTTACATGGCGATTCTCTGGCCTGCTGCCATTGGCAAGCCGTTAAATCATGTTCTGTTCAAAAAAGATGATCCCAAAGCTCCGAAACGATACCTTCAGAACAAGGGACTGGATTTTAACAAGGATGGAGTGATCACAAAGGCTGAAGCGGCTGAAAAAGTACTGAGAAAGCTACAGACCGGATTAACCACTGAATTTGCGGCATAA